Proteins from a genomic interval of Lactococcus protaetiae:
- the pepV gene encoding dipeptidase PepV yields the protein MTTIDFTAEVEKRKDALMADLFSLLRINSAMDMEHADAENPFGPGPRKALDAFLEIAERDGYKTKNYDNYVGHFEYGEGDETLGIIGHLDVVPAGSGWDSDPFEPEIREGNLYARGASDDKGPTVACYYALNILKELNVSLSKKIRFIVGTNEETGWADMDYYFEHCELPLPDFGFSPDAEFPIINGEKGNITEYLHFAGKNAGSVVLHSFKAGLAENMVPESATAVISGAKNLQAALEKFVAEHADKNLRFDLNEEDGKATITIYGKSAHGAMPEKGVNGATYLTLFLNQFDFADGAAAFIKVGSEKLLEDHEGEKLGIAYVDDLMGNTSMNAGVWSFDEATEGKIALNFRFPQGNSPERMQEILQKLDGVVEVELSKHLHTPHYVPMSDPLVSTLIDVYEKHTGLKGYETIIGGGTFGRLLERGVAYGAMFEGEQDTMHQANEFKPVENIFKAAAIYAEAIYELAK from the coding sequence ATGACAACGATTGATTTTACAGCTGAAGTTGAAAAACGTAAAGATGCATTGATGGCAGATTTATTTAGCCTTTTGCGCATTAATTCTGCAATGGATATGGAACATGCAGATGCGGAAAATCCATTTGGTCCTGGACCACGTAAAGCGCTTGATGCTTTTCTTGAAATCGCTGAGCGCGATGGTTATAAAACAAAAAACTATGACAACTATGTAGGACATTTTGAATACGGTGAGGGGGATGAAACTCTCGGCATCATTGGTCACTTAGACGTTGTTCCCGCAGGTTCTGGCTGGGATTCAGACCCCTTTGAACCAGAAATTCGTGAGGGAAATCTTTATGCGCGTGGCGCTTCAGATGACAAAGGACCAACGGTTGCTTGCTATTATGCGCTTAATATTTTAAAAGAGCTGAATGTTTCATTATCCAAAAAAATCCGTTTTATTGTCGGAACCAATGAAGAAACAGGTTGGGCAGATATGGATTATTACTTTGAACACTGTGAATTACCATTGCCTGATTTTGGCTTCTCACCAGATGCAGAATTTCCAATCATCAACGGTGAAAAGGGAAATATCACAGAATATCTTCATTTTGCAGGAAAAAATGCAGGTTCAGTTGTTCTTCACAGCTTTAAGGCAGGACTTGCTGAAAATATGGTACCAGAATCTGCAACAGCAGTTATTTCGGGAGCAAAAAATCTTCAAGCAGCTCTTGAAAAATTTGTTGCTGAACATGCAGATAAAAACCTTCGCTTTGATTTGAATGAAGAGGATGGAAAAGCAACCATTACAATCTATGGGAAGTCCGCTCACGGTGCGATGCCAGAAAAAGGGGTTAATGGTGCAACCTACCTTACATTATTCTTGAACCAATTTGACTTTGCTGACGGTGCTGCAGCATTTATCAAAGTAGGTAGTGAAAAATTACTTGAAGACCATGAAGGTGAAAAACTTGGCATTGCTTATGTTGATGACCTTATGGGTAACACATCAATGAATGCTGGCGTTTGGTCATTTGACGAAGCAACAGAAGGAAAAATTGCTTTGAACTTCCGCTTCCCACAGGGCAATAGTCCAGAACGTATGCAAGAAATTCTGCAAAAACTTGATGGTGTCGTAGAAGTTGAGTTGTCTAAACATTTGCACACACCTCACTATGTTCCAATGTCAGACCCACTTGTATCAACTTTGATTGATGTTTATGAAAAACATACAGGACTTAAAGGGTACGAAACAATTATCGGTGGAGGAACATTTGGACGACTCCTTGAACGTGGTGTTGCATATGGCGCAATGTTTGAAGGAGAACAGGATACAATGCACCAAGCCAATGAATTTAAACCAGTAGAAAACATCTTCAAGGCTGCCGCAATTTATGCTGAGGCTATCTACGAATTAGCTAAATGA
- the rpsA gene encoding 30S ribosomal protein S1: MNEFETLLNSVGDVKVRDVVKGEILTVENGQATVAIVGTGVEGVLTLREITNDRDADINTFVKPGDVLDLLVIKQIVGKEAEGANVYLLSLKRLEARKAWTQLEGKEGEIVTVKVTKDVKGGLSVDYNGVRGFIPASMIDTYFVKDTKKFVGEEIEAKIIEVNASENRFILSRRAVVEAEAIEARKEAFAQLQEGDIVEGTVSRVTNFGAFVDLGGIDGLVHVSELSHSRIKRPSDAVKPGDVVNVKILKLDPEAGRLSLSLKATQPGPWEQVEEKAPVGSTVEGTVKRLTDFGAFVELYPGVEGLVHVSQISWERVENPKDVLKVGQVVNVKVLDVKPEEERISLSIKALEEAPARPARNNDNDGEKRERKPRAPRKAAKPSYELPETQEGFSLADFLGEDFDINDL; this comes from the coding sequence ATGAACGAATTTGAAACACTATTAAACAGCGTTGGAGACGTTAAAGTACGCGACGTCGTTAAGGGCGAAATCCTTACAGTTGAAAACGGGCAAGCAACTGTTGCTATCGTAGGAACTGGTGTCGAAGGTGTCCTTACACTTCGCGAAATCACTAACGACCGCGATGCTGATATCAATACATTCGTTAAACCTGGTGATGTTCTTGACTTACTCGTAATTAAACAAATCGTTGGTAAAGAAGCAGAGGGTGCAAACGTATATCTCCTTTCATTGAAACGTCTTGAAGCTCGTAAAGCTTGGACTCAATTGGAAGGCAAAGAAGGCGAAATTGTAACAGTTAAAGTTACTAAAGACGTTAAAGGCGGACTTTCAGTAGATTATAACGGTGTACGTGGATTTATCCCTGCATCTATGATTGACACTTACTTTGTAAAAGACACTAAGAAATTTGTCGGCGAAGAAATTGAAGCTAAAATCATCGAAGTTAACGCTTCAGAAAACCGTTTCATCCTTAGCCGTCGTGCTGTAGTTGAAGCTGAAGCAATCGAAGCTCGTAAAGAAGCTTTTGCACAACTTCAAGAAGGTGATATCGTTGAAGGTACCGTTTCACGCGTAACTAACTTTGGTGCCTTTGTTGACCTTGGTGGTATTGATGGATTGGTTCACGTTTCTGAATTGAGCCATAGCCGTATCAAACGCCCATCAGATGCAGTTAAACCTGGTGATGTTGTTAACGTTAAAATTTTGAAACTTGATCCAGAAGCTGGTCGTCTTTCACTTTCACTTAAAGCTACTCAACCTGGACCATGGGAACAAGTTGAAGAAAAAGCTCCAGTTGGTTCAACTGTTGAAGGTACTGTTAAACGCTTGACTGATTTCGGTGCATTCGTTGAACTTTATCCAGGTGTTGAAGGACTTGTTCACGTTTCACAAATTTCTTGGGAACGCGTTGAAAATCCAAAAGACGTTCTTAAAGTTGGTCAAGTTGTGAACGTAAAAGTTCTTGACGTGAAACCTGAAGAAGAACGTATCTCACTTTCTATCAAAGCACTTGAAGAAGCACCAGCTCGTCCAGCTCGTAATAACGACAATGACGGTGAAAAACGTGAACGCAAACCACGCGCACCACGTAAAGCGGCTAAACCTTCATATGAATTGCCAGAAACACAAGAAGGCTTCTCACTTGCTGACTTCCTCGGCGAAGACTTCGATATTAACGATTTGTAA
- the mutY gene encoding A/G-specific adenine glycosylase produces MNLSEKNIKKFNENLLAWYDENKKPLPWRETTNPYNIWISEIMSQQTQVETVMPYYERFMKKYPDVATLAVADDAELLKLWEGLGYYSRARNLKLAAQQIMTELEGIFPSVLTDILSLKGVGPYTAAAIASISFSLAEPAIDGNLMRVTSRLFELTDDISKSGSRKIFDQHLRKLISADRPGDFNQALMDLGSKVCTPKVAKCEVCPIRIYCEAYAHGTPLNFPVKTKKLKQKDLYFVAVALQNSLGEYYLEKRPATGLLADMWTFPLSVLTENEFGQVITDGAVSKLPDLPETISKTEYIGNFTHIFSHQKWHIAIMKAVPEEKFEVAENFLSADKMWLTDLSAIPLAGPQIKMFEILGK; encoded by the coding sequence ATGAATCTGTCAGAAAAAAATATAAAAAAGTTTAATGAGAATTTGTTAGCTTGGTATGATGAAAATAAAAAGCCATTACCTTGGCGAGAAACGACAAATCCTTATAATATCTGGATTTCTGAGATAATGTCACAACAAACACAAGTAGAAACTGTGATGCCTTATTATGAACGTTTTATGAAAAAATATCCAGATGTAGCCACTCTTGCAGTAGCTGATGATGCAGAGTTATTGAAGCTCTGGGAGGGCTTAGGATATTATTCAAGGGCGAGAAATCTAAAGCTGGCAGCACAGCAGATTATGACAGAGCTTGAGGGAATATTTCCATCAGTACTGACAGATATTCTGTCATTGAAAGGCGTTGGACCATACACAGCAGCTGCGATTGCTTCTATTTCGTTTAGCTTGGCAGAACCTGCAATTGATGGTAATTTGATGCGAGTAACAAGTCGTCTTTTTGAGCTGACAGATGATATTTCTAAAAGTGGTTCGCGGAAAATTTTTGATCAGCATTTACGAAAATTAATCAGTGCTGACAGACCAGGTGATTTTAATCAAGCGTTGATGGATTTGGGCTCAAAAGTTTGCACGCCTAAAGTTGCGAAATGTGAAGTGTGCCCGATTAGAATTTATTGTGAAGCCTATGCACACGGCACTCCTTTAAATTTTCCAGTGAAAACAAAAAAGCTGAAGCAAAAAGATTTGTACTTTGTAGCCGTTGCATTGCAAAATTCTTTAGGAGAGTATTATTTAGAAAAGCGCCCTGCGACGGGTCTGCTTGCTGATATGTGGACATTTCCTTTGTCAGTACTGACAGAAAATGAATTTGGGCAAGTCATTACTGATGGAGCTGTCAGTAAACTTCCAGACTTACCAGAAACGATTTCCAAAACAGAATATATCGGAAATTTTACGCATATTTTTTCTCATCAGAAATGGCATATTGCAATAATGAAAGCAGTACCTGAAGAAAAATTTGAAGTCGCAGAAAATTTTCTGTCAGCAGATAAAATGTGGCTGACAGATTTGTCAGCAATTCCTCTTGCTGGACCGCAGATCAAAATGTTTGAGATTTTGGGGAAATAA
- the alr gene encoding alanine racemase, whose amino-acid sequence MKSSPHRHTPAVIDLAAIQNNIKKFRKHIGTHPEIWGVVKANAYGHGSIPVSQAIHDLVDGFCVSNLDEAIELRNHLITKPILVLSGIVPDNVDIAASLNITLTAPSLEWLQLIVKEKADFSTLKLHIAVDSGMGRIGVRDAKEANDMIALADKYHIQFDGVFTHFATADEADDTKFNEQKMKFDKIVSNLSRRPHYVHSTNTASALWHTNQVQDIERLGVSMYGLNPSGTTLELPFELEAAFSLKSELTHIKEIHAGDTLGYGATYRATENTWIGTVSIGYADGWTRDMQGFHVLVDGKFCEIVGRVSMDQMMIKLDKSYSIGTPVTLIGRDGDNEITAQDIAAWRKTINYEVLCLLSDRIHRVYK is encoded by the coding sequence ATGAAATCTTCACCACATCGTCATACACCAGCAGTGATTGACTTAGCGGCGATTCAAAATAATATCAAAAAGTTTCGGAAACATATAGGGACTCATCCAGAAATATGGGGAGTAGTTAAAGCTAATGCCTATGGTCACGGTTCAATTCCTGTTTCACAAGCAATTCATGATTTAGTTGATGGTTTTTGTGTTTCAAATTTAGATGAAGCAATTGAGCTTCGGAATCATTTAATCACTAAGCCAATTTTGGTGTTGTCAGGTATTGTTCCAGATAATGTTGATATTGCAGCGAGCTTGAATATTACTCTGACTGCTCCGAGCCTAGAGTGGCTACAATTAATTGTGAAAGAAAAAGCTGATTTTTCGACTCTAAAACTTCATATTGCGGTTGACTCAGGAATGGGTAGAATTGGTGTTCGAGATGCTAAAGAAGCGAATGATATGATAGCGTTGGCGGATAAATATCATATTCAATTTGATGGGGTGTTTACGCATTTTGCAACAGCAGACGAAGCAGACGATACAAAATTTAATGAACAAAAAATGAAATTTGATAAGATTGTTTCAAATCTATCAAGACGCCCTCATTATGTTCATTCGACTAATACAGCCTCAGCGTTGTGGCATACAAATCAGGTACAAGATATTGAGCGTTTAGGTGTTTCGATGTATGGACTAAACCCGAGTGGTACAACTTTAGAACTTCCGTTTGAGTTGGAAGCTGCTTTTTCTTTGAAATCTGAACTCACACATATCAAAGAGATTCATGCTGGTGATACTTTAGGTTATGGTGCAACCTACCGTGCAACTGAAAATACTTGGATTGGTACAGTGTCGATAGGTTACGCTGATGGTTGGACACGTGATATGCAAGGATTCCATGTCTTAGTTGATGGTAAATTCTGTGAGATAGTAGGTCGAGTTTCAATGGATCAAATGATGATTAAATTGGATAAGAGTTATTCTATTGGGACTCCTGTTACGCTGATTGGACGTGATGGTGATAATGAAATCACAGCACAAGACATTGCTGCATGGCGGAAAACAATTAATTATGAAGTCTTATGCTTACTCTCTGATCGCATTCATCGGGTATATAAGTAA
- a CDS encoding GNAT family N-acetyltransferase: MEFKEEKHRFVLLDGTKEIGEMTWLDRDSYFIVNHTLVDSDYRGQGLAGKLVEKGVEKARREGRKLYPLCPFALKEFDSKPEYSDVRQFEL; the protein is encoded by the coding sequence ATGGAATTTAAAGAGGAAAAACATCGATTTGTTCTATTGGATGGAACAAAAGAAATCGGAGAAATGACTTGGTTAGATCGTGATTCTTATTTCATTGTGAACCATACTTTAGTTGATTCTGATTACAGAGGACAAGGTTTAGCTGGAAAGCTTGTGGAAAAAGGGGTTGAAAAGGCACGACGTGAGGGAAGAAAACTCTATCCGTTATGCCCATTTGCCTTAAAAGAGTTTGATAGTAAGCCTGAATATTCTGATGTTCGCCAGTTTGAACTTTAA
- the acpS gene encoding holo-ACP synthase, whose amino-acid sequence MIFGNGVDNVELTRIQKALEHSERFVEQVLTASELEKFKSFNSTNRKTEFLAGRWAAKEAYSKAYGTGISKQLGMHDLEIQNDELGKPYFSKHPFSGEVHLSISHSSLEAVAFVVLEKNE is encoded by the coding sequence ATGATTTTTGGGAATGGCGTAGATAATGTCGAGTTAACCAGAATTCAGAAAGCCCTAGAACATTCAGAGCGTTTTGTAGAACAAGTTTTGACAGCATCAGAATTAGAGAAATTTAAAAGTTTTAATTCCACAAATCGTAAGACAGAGTTTCTTGCAGGAAGGTGGGCAGCTAAAGAGGCCTACTCAAAAGCATACGGTACAGGAATTAGCAAACAACTCGGAATGCATGATTTGGAGATTCAAAATGATGAACTTGGGAAACCTTATTTTTCCAAACATCCTTTTAGTGGAGAAGTTCATTTATCCATTTCTCACAGTAGTCTAGAGGCTGTTGCTTTTGTAGTTTTAGAAAAAAATGAGTAA
- a CDS encoding Spx/MgsR family RNA polymerase-binding regulatory protein — translation MIKIYTVVACSSCKKAKEWLESHRMEYQEVNLLTDTISKEDFLEILSLTEGGTEDIISKRSRAYHRLNIDFENIMLNDLIEVMDENRTLLRRPLIVDDKRLQVGYNEDEIRKFLPREIRQVEIKVATERVREYELEQLKNEG, via the coding sequence ATGATAAAAATTTATACTGTAGTAGCATGTAGTTCATGTAAAAAAGCAAAAGAATGGCTAGAAAGTCATCGCATGGAGTATCAGGAAGTAAATTTATTAACAGATACAATTAGCAAAGAGGATTTTCTGGAGATTCTATCTCTAACAGAAGGGGGAACGGAGGACATTATTTCTAAGAGAAGTAGAGCTTACCATCGCCTGAATATTGATTTTGAAAATATTATGCTTAATGATTTAATTGAGGTTATGGATGAAAATCGCACATTGTTGCGCCGTCCATTGATTGTTGATGATAAAAGACTTCAAGTTGGTTATAATGAAGATGAGATTAGAAAATTCTTACCAAGAGAAATCAGACAGGTAGAAATTAAAGTGGCGACAGAAAGAGTCCGTGAATATGAGTTAGAACAATTAAAAAATGAAGGATAG
- the mnmA gene encoding tRNA 2-thiouridine(34) synthase MnmA, whose protein sequence is MDNSKTRVVVGMSGGVDSSVTALLLKEQGYDVIGVFMKNWDDTDENGVCTATEDYKDVAAVADQIGIPYYSVNFEKEYWDRVFEYFLAEYRAGRTPNPDVMCNKEIKFKAFLDYAMDLGADYVATGHYAQVHTDEDGTVHMLRGADNNKDQTYFLSQLSQEQLKKTMFPLGHLEKPEVRKIAEKAGLATAKKKDSTGICFIGEKNFKEFLTNYLPATSGKMMTLDGVEMGTHAGLMYYTIGQRGGLGIGGQHGQLTSDPWFVVGKDLSTNTLYVGQGFHHEHLYSTSLEASNLSFTHEMPEKFDIHCTAKFRYRQADTGVTIHVNGDKVTVEFDGPVRAITPGQAVVFYDGAECLGGAMIDFAYKDSKVMQYQ, encoded by the coding sequence ATGGATAACAGTAAAACTCGTGTCGTCGTCGGAATGTCAGGCGGCGTGGACAGCTCAGTCACAGCACTGCTTCTCAAAGAACAAGGCTATGATGTCATCGGAGTCTTCATGAAAAATTGGGACGATACCGATGAGAATGGTGTTTGTACGGCAACAGAGGACTACAAAGATGTAGCAGCAGTGGCCGACCAAATCGGAATTCCCTACTATTCTGTCAATTTTGAAAAAGAATATTGGGACCGTGTTTTCGAATATTTCCTTGCCGAATATCGTGCAGGGCGCACGCCAAATCCAGATGTCATGTGCAACAAAGAAATCAAGTTTAAAGCTTTCCTTGATTATGCGATGGACCTTGGCGCCGATTATGTAGCGACGGGGCACTACGCGCAAGTTCACACAGACGAAGACGGCACGGTTCATATGCTCAGAGGAGCGGATAATAATAAAGACCAAACCTATTTTTTAAGTCAACTTTCACAAGAACAACTTAAAAAAACAATGTTTCCCTTGGGACATTTAGAAAAGCCTGAAGTTCGCAAAATAGCAGAAAAAGCAGGACTTGCAACAGCTAAAAAGAAAGACTCCACAGGGATTTGCTTTATTGGTGAAAAAAACTTCAAAGAATTTTTGACCAATTACCTCCCAGCGACAAGCGGAAAAATGATGACACTTGACGGTGTTGAAATGGGAACGCACGCAGGCTTGATGTATTATACTATTGGGCAACGTGGTGGCTTGGGGATTGGTGGACAACACGGCCAATTAACTTCTGACCCATGGTTTGTTGTCGGAAAAGATCTCTCAACAAATACTCTCTATGTTGGACAAGGCTTTCATCACGAACACCTTTATTCAACAAGTTTAGAAGCAAGTAACCTCAGTTTCACACATGAAATGCCAGAAAAATTTGATATTCACTGCACAGCAAAATTCCGCTATCGCCAAGCAGATACAGGTGTGACTATTCACGTTAACGGTGATAAAGTTACTGTTGAATTTGATGGACCAGTACGCGCAATCACTCCTGGTCAAGCCGTTGTATTTTACGATGGAGCAGAGTGTCTCGGTGGGGCTATGATTGATTTTGCCTACAAAGACAGTAAAGTAATGCAATACCAATAA
- a CDS encoding (4Fe-4S)-binding protein, with amino-acid sequence MDGTLLKNQKVTEEELIAGGYKKYSGEDIDIFYNQSVCQHAGFCVRGSADVYEVGRRPWIIADNETAQRNAEIINTCPSGALKFIRKDD; translated from the coding sequence ATGGATGGAACTCTTTTGAAGAACCAAAAAGTAACAGAGGAAGAATTGATTGCAGGAGGATATAAAAAATATTCAGGAGAAGATATTGATATTTTTTATAATCAGTCAGTCTGTCAGCATGCAGGATTCTGTGTCAGAGGCTCGGCGGATGTCTATGAGGTAGGACGAAGACCTTGGATTATTGCGGATAATGAAACAGCTCAGCGTAATGCAGAAATTATAAACACCTGCCCAAGTGGTGCACTAAAATTTATCAGAAAGGATGACTAA